The following proteins come from a genomic window of Streptomyces sp. Sge12:
- a CDS encoding class I SAM-dependent methyltransferase, producing MTTVAPKSVDPEVDAIRHHYEVSNDFYRLLLGPTMMYSGGYWEDGEDLVATLDEAQERKLDKFAELAGVAAGRTGRVLDIGCGWGTMLNRLTTVHGAEQAVGLTLSRTQEAFIAGLDNPRITTLVQSWADYKVADDSEKYDAAFCINALEHFVSSNLPPKERTKRYRYFFQQVANALNPGAKFVLHTMTAEALPMNRALLDDLKFLQRSEFEGCHIPHLSELSAAAEGLFEIDEIVNERESFAMACRAWLVLLAERRDEAVALEGEEVVSRFERYLDIFAYTLEDKFFNNFRVTITRR from the coding sequence GATTTCTACCGGCTCCTGCTGGGCCCCACGATGATGTACTCCGGCGGCTACTGGGAAGACGGCGAGGACCTGGTCGCCACTCTCGACGAGGCCCAGGAGCGCAAGCTCGACAAGTTCGCCGAGCTGGCGGGCGTCGCCGCCGGCCGTACCGGGCGTGTCCTGGACATCGGCTGCGGCTGGGGCACGATGCTCAACCGCCTGACGACGGTGCACGGTGCGGAGCAGGCCGTCGGTCTGACCCTGTCGCGCACGCAGGAGGCGTTCATCGCCGGCCTGGACAACCCGCGGATCACCACGCTGGTGCAGAGCTGGGCCGACTACAAGGTCGCGGACGACAGCGAGAAGTACGACGCCGCGTTCTGCATCAACGCGCTGGAGCACTTCGTGTCCTCCAACCTGCCGCCCAAGGAGCGCACCAAGCGCTACCGGTACTTCTTCCAGCAGGTCGCGAACGCCCTGAACCCGGGTGCGAAGTTCGTGCTGCACACCATGACCGCCGAGGCGCTGCCGATGAACCGGGCGCTGCTGGACGACCTGAAGTTCCTGCAGCGCTCGGAGTTCGAGGGCTGCCACATTCCGCACCTGAGCGAGCTGTCCGCCGCCGCGGAGGGTCTCTTCGAGATCGACGAGATCGTCAACGAGCGGGAGTCGTTCGCGATGGCCTGCCGTGCCTGGCTGGTGCTGCTGGCCGAGCGCCGGGACGAGGCCGTGGCCCTGGAGGGCGAGGAGGTCGTCTCGCGGTTCGAGCGCTACCTCGACATCTTCGCGTACACGCTCGAGGACAAGTTCTTCAACAACTTCCGCGTCACCATCACGCGCCGTTAA